From Abyssibacter profundi, one genomic window encodes:
- the pyrE gene encoding orotate phosphoribosyltransferase, with protein sequence MTPAAETLIQTALERGALRLGDFTLKSGRPSPYFFNFGALDDGDALLQAAEAYADLLMPAEFDVLFGPAYKGIPLVAAIAVVMARRGRSVAYAYNRKEAKTHGEGGNLVGAPVDGRVALVDDVVTAGTAIRQAIDMVRAAGGTPTLAVVALDRQEAGPDGLSPLASLADQEQIDVRSLFTAGDVADSVEASQPDAASAIRRHLGEYGAG encoded by the coding sequence ATGACCCCTGCTGCCGAAACCCTGATCCAGACCGCGCTGGAGCGCGGCGCCCTACGCCTGGGCGACTTTACGCTCAAGTCCGGTCGCCCCAGCCCGTATTTCTTCAATTTCGGTGCGCTGGATGACGGCGACGCCCTGCTTCAGGCGGCAGAGGCCTACGCCGACCTGCTGATGCCCGCTGAGTTCGACGTGTTGTTCGGCCCAGCCTACAAGGGCATCCCACTGGTTGCGGCCATCGCCGTGGTCATGGCCCGGCGCGGCCGCTCCGTGGCCTATGCGTATAACCGCAAGGAAGCCAAGACACACGGTGAGGGCGGAAATCTGGTCGGTGCACCGGTCGACGGGCGCGTGGCTTTGGTCGATGACGTGGTAACCGCCGGCACGGCGATCCGCCAGGCCATCGACATGGTTCGGGCCGCAGGCGGCACGCCGACGCTGGCCGTGGTTGCGCTGGACCGGCAGGAAGCCGGGCCGGATGGGCTGTCCCCCCTGGCCAGCCTGGCGGACCAGGAACAGATTGATGTCCGCTCGCTGTTTACCGCCGGTGATGTGGCCGACAGCGTAGAAGCCAGTCAACCCGATGCCGCGAGCGCCATCCGTCGGCATCTGGGCGAGTATGGCGCCGGCTAG
- a CDS encoding response regulator — translation MNPATTLGMDAVLPTDPDDEDLPRILCVDDEPNLLAGLERTLFGEFDVTTAPGGAQGLAIVEEEPPFAVIVSDMRMPGMDGAEFLARVRERSPNSTRILLTGQADTESAIAAINHGAIFRYLCKPCPSDVLIPTLHEAVERHRSAVIEQDMMETTLAGVVDSMTQVLSLIAPWASMRAATIQTCVKQAARTLDWPNAWIGNMAAALSHIGCVSVPSDIVQREMAGRPLDQEERDILDSHPETAFKLLQAIPRLDSVAQVVRYQHRPAPEDADPDVVLGAELLRAAGTLARELANQQPMSRAQEAVAKLDPPVRYAVSQALRTVKLHSGNSTRSARVSDLLPGWVVAEDIKTRQGGLVLGEGRELTVTAIMALRNLLATDAIEEPLLVACPQTAKQ, via the coding sequence ATGAATCCGGCGACAACACTCGGCATGGATGCCGTGCTGCCCACGGATCCTGACGATGAGGATCTGCCCCGCATTCTCTGCGTCGATGATGAGCCCAATCTGCTCGCCGGGTTGGAGCGCACCCTGTTCGGTGAGTTCGACGTCACCACCGCCCCCGGCGGGGCGCAGGGTCTGGCCATCGTCGAAGAAGAGCCGCCGTTCGCCGTGATCGTCTCCGACATGCGCATGCCAGGCATGGATGGCGCCGAGTTCCTCGCGCGGGTGCGTGAGCGCAGCCCGAACAGCACCCGCATACTGCTGACCGGCCAGGCGGATACGGAATCGGCCATCGCGGCAATTAATCATGGCGCCATTTTTCGCTATCTCTGCAAGCCATGTCCCTCCGATGTGCTGATCCCGACCCTTCACGAGGCGGTGGAGCGCCATCGGTCTGCCGTGATCGAGCAAGACATGATGGAAACCACCCTAGCCGGCGTGGTGGATTCAATGACCCAGGTGCTGAGCCTGATTGCACCCTGGGCCTCCATGCGGGCAGCGACCATTCAGACCTGCGTTAAGCAGGCGGCCAGAACCCTGGACTGGCCGAATGCCTGGATTGGCAATATGGCGGCCGCGCTCAGCCACATCGGTTGTGTCAGCGTGCCCTCGGACATCGTGCAGCGCGAGATGGCCGGACGGCCGCTGGATCAGGAAGAACGCGACATCCTGGATTCGCATCCCGAAACGGCTTTCAAGCTGCTGCAGGCGATTCCGCGCCTGGATTCCGTTGCCCAGGTCGTGCGTTACCAGCATCGACCGGCGCCTGAGGATGCTGATCCGGATGTGGTGCTGGGTGCCGAGCTGCTGCGTGCGGCGGGTACCCTGGCCCGAGAATTGGCCAATCAGCAGCCCATGTCCCGCGCCCAGGAGGCTGTCGCCAAGCTGGATCCACCGGTTCGCTATGCGGTGAGTCAGGCGCTGCGGACTGTGAAGCTCCACAGCGGGAATTCCACCCGCAGCGCCCGGGTGAGTGATTTGCTGCCGGGCTGGGTCGTCGCCGAAGACATCAAGACCCGGCAGGGCGGGCTGGTGCTGGGCGAGGGGCGCGAGCTGACGGTCACCGCGATCATGGCCTTACGTAATCTGCTCGCCACCGACGCCATCGAGGAACCTCTGCTGGTCGCTTGCCCCCAAACGGCCAAGCAGTAA
- a CDS encoding glutathione peroxidase yields MPQTLDQIPFTRMDGREARLADYAGSVVMIVNVASKCGLTPQYEALQTLYQDKRDQGLIVLAFPANNFGGQEPGSNDEIRDFCSTQFGVEFPLAQKVSVKGADIHPLYAALIDAQPNATANEPSALKAKLDEHGLGPERATDVMWNFEKFLVGRNGDVLARFAPDIPPADARVLAAIETALDA; encoded by the coding sequence ATGCCCCAGACCCTCGATCAGATTCCGTTCACCCGCATGGACGGCCGTGAGGCCAGGCTGGCGGATTACGCCGGCTCGGTCGTGATGATCGTCAATGTCGCATCCAAGTGCGGGCTTACGCCGCAGTACGAGGCCTTGCAGACGCTCTACCAGGACAAACGGGATCAGGGCCTGATCGTGTTGGCGTTTCCGGCCAACAATTTCGGTGGGCAGGAGCCCGGCTCCAACGACGAGATCAGGGACTTTTGCAGCACCCAGTTTGGTGTCGAGTTCCCGCTGGCGCAGAAGGTCTCCGTCAAAGGTGCCGACATCCACCCGCTGTACGCCGCCTTGATCGATGCGCAGCCCAACGCCACAGCCAATGAACCGAGCGCGCTGAAAGCCAAGCTCGACGAACATGGACTCGGTCCAGAGCGTGCAACCGACGTGATGTGGAACTTCGAAAAATTCCTGGTTGGTCGCAACGGCGACGTGCTTGCACGATTCGCCCCGGATATACCACCCGCCGATGCCCGGGTGCTGGCTGCTATCGAGACGGCGCTGGATGCATAA
- a CDS encoding DUF6713 family protein, with protein MNRLDWISLCNLTVLCTHQIDAAYWHEWELFHLPGGNQLNLMLNLPLIGSALLALCAIVTRSPRAGLAHAYLIGLGLLTVVLHGGFYATGHSQFMQPMSYLLMVAIGVLSIGQCLALRSDNPAKPLA; from the coding sequence ATGAACCGCCTCGATTGGATCAGCCTGTGCAACCTCACGGTGCTCTGCACCCACCAGATCGACGCCGCGTACTGGCACGAATGGGAGCTATTCCATTTGCCTGGCGGCAATCAGTTGAATCTGATGCTCAACCTGCCGCTGATTGGCAGCGCCCTGCTTGCCCTTTGCGCCATTGTCACCCGCTCGCCCCGCGCCGGCTTGGCGCATGCGTACCTCATCGGGCTCGGCCTGCTGACCGTAGTGCTGCACGGCGGTTTTTACGCCACGGGCCACAGCCAGTTCATGCAGCCGATGTCCTACCTGCTCATGGTTGCAATCGGCGTGTTGTCAATCGGGCAATGCCTGGCCCTCCGTTCTGACAACCCGGCTAAGCCCCTCGCTTGA
- a CDS encoding DUF4124 domain-containing protein, translating to MIRPLILITLLSVTSLGLAQNKLYRWVDDNGQVHYGDRIPPKYAKKERAEINERGVVVDVKAREKTADELAAQQAAEAAAAAEAERAAEQARYDRYLISSFNSVADLMALRDDRLSLLESRLTLARKSVADTEKSLTGLIERRDKLQAAGKPVPDRLNRQIGEFESSLVAGLRSVSGLEEEQVETRRKFTNDIERYIELRNN from the coding sequence ATGATTCGACCTCTCATCCTGATCACCCTGCTGTCCGTCACCTCGCTCGGGCTGGCCCAGAACAAGCTTTATCGCTGGGTCGACGACAATGGCCAGGTGCACTATGGCGACCGCATCCCGCCGAAGTACGCAAAAAAAGAGCGGGCCGAGATCAACGAGCGTGGCGTGGTGGTGGACGTCAAAGCCCGCGAGAAAACCGCCGACGAGCTCGCCGCACAGCAGGCTGCTGAGGCCGCGGCGGCCGCGGAAGCCGAGCGGGCGGCCGAACAGGCCCGCTATGACCGCTACCTCATTTCCTCTTTCAATAGCGTGGCCGACCTCATGGCCTTGCGTGATGACCGGCTTAGCCTGCTGGAATCGCGCCTGACGCTGGCGCGTAAGAGCGTGGCCGACACGGAAAAATCGCTGACCGGACTCATCGAGCGCCGAGACAAACTGCAAGCAGCCGGCAAGCCGGTTCCTGACAGGCTCAACCGCCAGATCGGCGAGTTCGAGAGCAGCCTGGTCGCCGGGCTGCGCAGCGTGAGCGGGCTGGAGGAAGAACAGGTCGAAACCCGCCGTAAGTTCACCAACGACATCGAGCGCTACATCGAATTGCGCAATAACTAG
- a CDS encoding HDOD domain-containing protein, whose translation MTPMRLLFVDDDACVLGGIERMLFMCDRDWETEFATSGAEALALLEDEPVDVVISDMRMPMMDGAQFLRTVRERWPEAVRIMLTGQTEQEAALRALDVAQQFLSKPCEGAVLVETIDRAVSLQALLRDDSLRAALGQVGQLPATPKMYARLAGLLEDSNAKVTDVAEVIGSDPALAAKVLQFANSALLYAGGEVSDIAEAVKRIGFGMLAVLVLATEVYAQFDGGEVESLRQRSVLASRITGQICSVYAARETVMTAALLSDVGALLKGIGRTPLGEDAGASPTHAEIGAYLLGAWGLPGPVVEAVAQHRTPERLASVRFDAVGVVHVAVALAHGEAVNEAFLQAAGVKAHLPAWRAAASALTEAQAAA comes from the coding sequence ATGACGCCCATGCGACTGCTGTTTGTCGATGACGATGCCTGCGTGCTGGGCGGAATCGAGCGCATGTTGTTCATGTGTGATCGAGACTGGGAAACCGAGTTCGCGACCAGTGGGGCCGAAGCGCTGGCACTGCTGGAGGACGAGCCCGTCGATGTGGTGATTAGCGATATGCGCATGCCCATGATGGATGGCGCACAGTTCCTGAGAACGGTGCGTGAGCGCTGGCCGGAGGCCGTTCGCATCATGCTGACTGGCCAGACGGAACAGGAGGCCGCACTGCGCGCCCTGGACGTTGCGCAGCAGTTTCTGTCCAAACCTTGCGAAGGTGCCGTGCTGGTCGAAACCATCGACCGTGCTGTGTCGCTGCAAGCCCTGTTACGCGACGACAGTCTTCGCGCGGCATTGGGACAGGTTGGGCAACTGCCCGCGACGCCGAAGATGTACGCCCGTTTGGCCGGCTTGCTGGAAGACTCCAACGCCAAGGTCACGGACGTGGCGGAGGTTATCGGTTCCGATCCGGCGCTGGCTGCCAAGGTGCTGCAGTTTGCCAATTCTGCGCTGCTGTATGCGGGGGGTGAGGTCAGTGACATCGCCGAGGCGGTCAAGCGCATCGGCTTCGGCATGCTGGCGGTTCTGGTCTTGGCCACCGAGGTTTACGCCCAATTCGACGGGGGGGAGGTCGAATCACTCCGCCAACGTTCCGTGCTCGCATCCAGAATTACAGGCCAGATTTGCAGCGTTTATGCGGCGCGCGAAACCGTGATGACCGCCGCTTTGCTCAGCGACGTGGGCGCGCTGCTCAAGGGCATTGGCCGAACCCCGCTGGGTGAGGATGCCGGTGCATCGCCGACCCATGCCGAAATCGGGGCCTACCTGTTGGGTGCATGGGGGCTGCCGGGGCCGGTCGTCGAGGCCGTCGCCCAGCATCGAACACCCGAACGGCTGGCCAGTGTGCGTTTTGATGCGGTGGGTGTGGTGCATGTGGCGGTGGCGCTCGCCCATGGCGAGGCCGTGAACGAAGCGTTCTTGCAGGCGGCCGGCGTCAAGGCTCACCTGCCGGCTTGGCGGGCCGCCGCCAGCGCCCTGACCGAAGCACAGGCGGCCGCATGA
- a CDS encoding exodeoxyribonuclease III encodes MRIISLNANGIRAAARKGFFDWLPKQDADVLCIQETKAKINQLDESFFPPGWHAYYCDANKPGYSGVAIYARQQPDTVHWGFGFEEFDAEGRAIEARFGNLSVVSLYLPSGSSGDHRQASKWRFLDLYLPRLREMMTDGRDYVLCGDWNIAHKNIDLKNWKSNQKNSGFLPEERAWLDTLFDEVGWVDAFRVVNQEPDQYTWWSNRGQAWAKNVGWRIDYQMVTPSLKHRIQSTAIYRDERFSDHAPLTIDYDGPLG; translated from the coding sequence ATGCGCATTATTTCGTTGAATGCCAACGGCATCCGTGCCGCGGCCCGCAAGGGATTCTTTGACTGGTTGCCGAAACAGGATGCCGACGTGCTGTGCATCCAGGAAACCAAGGCCAAGATCAACCAGCTGGATGAAAGCTTCTTTCCACCGGGCTGGCATGCGTATTACTGCGATGCCAACAAGCCTGGGTACAGCGGTGTGGCGATCTACGCGCGCCAGCAGCCAGACACGGTGCACTGGGGTTTTGGCTTCGAGGAATTCGATGCCGAGGGTCGCGCGATTGAGGCTCGCTTCGGCAACCTGTCTGTCGTCTCGCTGTATCTGCCCAGCGGCTCTTCGGGCGACCATCGCCAGGCATCCAAGTGGCGCTTTCTCGATTTGTACCTGCCGCGACTGCGCGAAATGATGACCGATGGTCGCGACTACGTGTTGTGCGGTGACTGGAATATCGCGCACAAGAACATCGACCTGAAGAACTGGAAATCGAATCAGAAAAACTCCGGTTTCCTGCCGGAGGAGCGGGCCTGGCTAGACACGCTGTTCGACGAGGTAGGCTGGGTCGATGCATTCCGTGTCGTGAATCAGGAGCCGGACCAGTACACCTGGTGGTCTAATCGGGGGCAGGCCTGGGCCAAGAACGTGGGCTGGCGGATCGACTACCAAATGGTCACGCCCAGCCTGAAGCATCGGATCCAGTCGACAGCGATTTACCGTGACGAGCGGTTTTCTGACCACGCACCGCTGACCATCGACTACGACGGTCCTCTGGGGTGA
- a CDS encoding permease, with protein sequence MERFLTLWAEAALTSTGFFWMALWAFALGYLISSLIQVLVTRSRMQRLMGHDGPRSMALGTAFGFVSSSCSFAALSTTRALFQKGAGLAPSMAFLLASTNLVIELGIVIALFLSWHFVVGEYVGGLLLIGFAWLFIRMTRPDRLLSRVRERLGDDGDHTHDQPPSPLQRLRSRDGWQAIGRSYVMEWQMVWKDVLIGFTVAGIIAAFVPDAAFKTLFIGAGSQTDPGFWAVLAQTLIGPIAAFATFIGSMGNIPLAALLHEHGVSFAGVIAFIFSDLVVLPVLRINAQYYGWKMALYILAMLLCGLVVVSLALHYGLAALDWLPDSQGGGRQQRELFKLNNGFVLNLVFLAISAVLGWLWWSGRSAGASHEHHDHGGASRSEQVLTGIAVIAMTWLAGGLLAAARPGIQASGGG encoded by the coding sequence ATGGAGCGTTTTCTCACCCTCTGGGCCGAGGCGGCCCTGACCAGCACGGGATTTTTCTGGATGGCCCTGTGGGCCTTCGCGCTGGGCTATCTGATCAGCAGCCTGATCCAGGTGCTGGTCACCCGATCCCGAATGCAGCGACTCATGGGCCATGATGGCCCCCGCAGCATGGCTTTGGGCACGGCCTTTGGCTTCGTATCGAGTTCCTGCAGCTTTGCCGCGTTGTCCACCACCCGCGCGCTATTTCAGAAAGGCGCCGGCCTGGCGCCGTCCATGGCGTTCCTGCTGGCCTCGACCAACCTGGTGATCGAGCTGGGCATCGTCATCGCCCTGTTCCTCAGCTGGCACTTTGTGGTGGGCGAATATGTCGGCGGGCTGCTGCTCATCGGCTTCGCCTGGCTATTCATCCGCATGACCCGACCCGATCGGCTGCTGAGCCGCGTACGCGAACGGCTCGGCGACGACGGGGATCACACCCACGATCAGCCACCCAGCCCCTTGCAGCGCCTGCGTTCGCGGGACGGCTGGCAGGCCATTGGTCGGTCCTATGTCATGGAATGGCAGATGGTTTGGAAGGACGTACTCATCGGCTTCACCGTCGCTGGCATCATCGCCGCGTTCGTCCCGGATGCCGCGTTCAAGACGCTGTTCATCGGTGCGGGCAGCCAGACCGACCCGGGGTTCTGGGCCGTGCTGGCCCAGACACTGATCGGCCCGATCGCCGCCTTTGCGACGTTTATTGGCTCGATGGGCAATATTCCGCTAGCGGCCCTGCTACACGAGCACGGCGTCAGCTTTGCCGGGGTCATAGCCTTTATCTTCTCGGACCTGGTGGTGCTGCCGGTCCTGCGTATCAACGCGCAGTACTACGGATGGAAGATGGCCTTGTACATCCTGGCCATGCTGCTCTGCGGTCTGGTCGTGGTGTCGCTGGCGCTGCACTACGGTCTGGCGGCGCTGGACTGGCTACCTGACAGCCAGGGCGGAGGCCGGCAACAACGCGAGCTGTTCAAGCTCAACAACGGCTTTGTGCTGAATCTCGTCTTTCTTGCAATCAGCGCCGTACTCGGCTGGCTTTGGTGGTCGGGCCGGTCAGCCGGGGCTAGCCATGAACACCATGACCACGGCGGCGCATCGCGCAGCGAGCAGGTGCTCACCGGAATAGCCGTGATCGCGATGACCTGGCTGGCTGGGGGGCTGCTCGCTGCAGCGCGACCCGGCATCCAGGCGAGCGGCGGCGGTTAG
- a CDS encoding beta-ketoacyl-ACP synthase III yields MSYSRIAGTGSDLPERIVTNTELESRIDTSDAWIVSRTGIEARHVAAEDETTSDLARRAAERAMESAGVTADDIDLIIVATTTPDMVFPSTACILQAKLGVKQGAAFDIQAVCTGFIYALATADKLVASGAHRCALVVGAEVFSRLLDWNDRRTCVLFGDGAGAVVIQQSDEPGIYSSHLHADGSHGHILQVTGGIAEGKVRGNPYLEMDGQAVFKLAVRVLGECAKEALAHNGFDASVLDWLIPHQANMRIIKATADRVGLPMDKVVTTVARHGNTSAASVPLALDTAVRDGRIAAGQHVMLQGVGGGMTWGSILLRWSR; encoded by the coding sequence TTGAGCTACTCGCGCATTGCAGGCACTGGCAGCGACCTGCCCGAACGCATTGTCACCAACACCGAACTCGAATCGCGGATTGACACCAGTGACGCCTGGATCGTCTCTCGCACCGGAATCGAGGCCCGGCATGTCGCCGCCGAAGACGAGACCACCAGCGACCTGGCCCGGCGCGCGGCGGAACGCGCCATGGAATCGGCTGGCGTCACGGCCGACGACATCGACCTGATCATCGTCGCGACGACCACGCCAGACATGGTGTTTCCGTCCACGGCCTGCATCCTCCAGGCCAAATTGGGGGTCAAGCAGGGTGCGGCGTTCGACATCCAGGCGGTCTGCACGGGCTTTATCTACGCGCTGGCCACGGCGGACAAGCTGGTCGCCAGCGGAGCGCATCGCTGCGCGCTGGTCGTGGGCGCCGAGGTGTTCTCACGCCTATTGGACTGGAACGATCGCCGCACCTGCGTGCTGTTCGGTGACGGCGCCGGCGCGGTGGTCATCCAGCAAAGCGACGAGCCCGGCATTTACTCCAGCCATCTCCATGCTGACGGTAGCCACGGGCACATCCTGCAGGTCACCGGTGGTATCGCCGAAGGCAAGGTCCGCGGCAATCCTTATCTGGAGATGGATGGCCAGGCGGTGTTCAAGCTGGCCGTGCGGGTGCTCGGCGAGTGCGCAAAGGAGGCGCTGGCCCACAACGGCTTTGATGCCAGCGTGCTCGACTGGCTTATCCCCCATCAGGCCAACATGCGCATCATCAAAGCCACGGCCGATCGCGTCGGGCTACCCATGGACAAGGTCGTCACCACCGTCGCCCGGCACGGCAACACCTCGGCCGCCTCGGTGCCGCTGGCCCTGGACACCGCCGTACGCGATGGCCGGATCGCCGCCGGTCAGCACGTCATGTTGCAGGGTGTCGGGGGCGGGATGACCTGGGGCTCAATCCTGCTGCGCTGGTCGCGCTAA
- a CDS encoding NAD(P)-dependent alcohol dehydrogenase — MSAVKAYAAQSETSGVGPHTIERRALRPDDVAIEIDYCGVCHTDIHFAENDWGGTIYPVVPGHEIVGRVTAVGEQVSKYQVGDKVGVGCIVDSCRTCDPCQQGQEQYCDQGMVSTYNGIDRHDESVTYGGYSEAVVVHQDFVLRIPDKLDMATAAPILCAGITTYSPLRHFGVKPGDQVGVIGMGGLGHMGVKFAKAMGAEVTIFTRSESKVAEAKRQGADHVVISTDRAQMKAARNRFNYLLDTIPVQHDLNPYLNCLKVDGVQIMVGLLEPVDPPLQIGALVRKRRVLAGSLIGGIPETQEVLDFCAEHDIECDVEMLDIQNINEAYARMKKGDVKYRFVIDMQSLKNA; from the coding sequence GTGAGCGCAGTTAAAGCCTATGCCGCCCAGTCGGAAACCTCGGGCGTCGGACCCCATACCATCGAGCGTCGGGCCCTGCGCCCGGATGACGTGGCCATCGAGATTGACTACTGCGGCGTCTGCCACACCGATATCCATTTTGCCGAGAACGACTGGGGAGGCACGATCTACCCGGTGGTGCCGGGGCATGAAATCGTTGGCCGGGTCACGGCGGTTGGCGAGCAGGTCAGCAAGTACCAGGTCGGTGACAAGGTTGGCGTTGGCTGCATCGTCGATTCCTGTCGCACCTGCGATCCATGCCAGCAGGGTCAGGAGCAGTACTGCGACCAGGGCATGGTCAGCACCTACAACGGGATCGACCGCCACGACGAATCCGTGACCTACGGGGGCTACTCGGAAGCCGTGGTCGTGCATCAAGATTTCGTGCTGCGGATTCCGGACAAGTTGGACATGGCGACCGCCGCGCCCATTCTTTGCGCCGGCATTACGACCTACTCACCGCTGCGTCACTTTGGCGTCAAGCCAGGAGATCAGGTCGGCGTCATCGGTATGGGCGGGCTGGGCCACATGGGCGTGAAGTTCGCTAAGGCCATGGGCGCCGAGGTGACGATCTTCACCCGCTCGGAAAGCAAGGTGGCCGAGGCCAAGCGCCAGGGTGCCGACCACGTGGTGATCTCCACCGATCGCGCGCAGATGAAGGCGGCCCGCAATCGCTTCAACTACCTGCTGGACACGATTCCGGTTCAGCATGACCTCAATCCGTACCTGAACTGCCTGAAAGTCGATGGCGTGCAGATCATGGTCGGGTTGCTGGAGCCCGTGGATCCCCCGCTGCAAATCGGTGCACTGGTGCGCAAGCGGCGGGTGCTGGCTGGCTCGCTGATCGGCGGCATTCCCGAAACCCAGGAAGTGCTGGATTTCTGCGCTGAACATGACATTGAGTGCGACGTCGAAATGCTGGATATCCAGAACATCAACGAGGCCTACGCGCGGATGAAAAAGGGCGATGTGAAGTACCGCTTTGTCATCGACATGCAATCACTGAAGAACGCCTGA
- a CDS encoding DUF5808 domain-containing protein, which produces MTQDDINAQEWHNPDNWTGRLFPGLYFSKRDSRIWVPKRVRALGWTLNLAHTAGAIWALILLLMPSVLLAGLLLTR; this is translated from the coding sequence ATGACGCAAGACGACATCAACGCACAGGAGTGGCACAACCCGGACAACTGGACCGGGCGCCTCTTCCCCGGCCTGTACTTCAGCAAACGGGATTCGCGCATCTGGGTGCCCAAACGGGTTCGCGCACTGGGCTGGACCCTCAACCTGGCCCATACCGCCGGCGCCATCTGGGCGCTGATTCTGCTGCTCATGCCCAGCGTGCTACTGGCCGGCTTGTTGCTGACACGTTGA
- a CDS encoding sensor histidine kinase, protein MLNQAHPDPSTARAPATDAIDVLQRKLAARDKTIHVLKRRVKERDDSLATPMTTLEQNIALGKVVAMKTQQLSEERRELQEALAELGRTQAMLLQAQKMESIGQLAAGVAHEINTPTQYVRDNVEFVSKAQRMIATLVEAACTLADAAEPHEATQAAAVAFRRQLKRSKFGFLQEQVPAALEQSLDGLRRISRIVGAMKEFSHPSAGEKEQVDLHALAETTVTVARNEWKYVASLTIRCEGELPPVCCLRDEIAQMLLNLVVNAAHAIKDTLEPGVRESGRIEIVLAPYEDTHVDIRVIDDGGGIPEAVREKVFDPFFTTKGVGDGTGQGLAIVYSTVVDKHGGVVFFETEVGTGTEFVVRLPIDGGDAS, encoded by the coding sequence ATGCTTAATCAAGCCCATCCCGACCCCTCGACAGCGCGGGCGCCCGCAACGGACGCGATCGACGTGCTGCAGCGCAAGCTGGCTGCCCGTGACAAGACGATTCATGTGCTCAAGCGACGGGTGAAGGAGCGCGACGACTCGCTTGCCACGCCGATGACGACGCTCGAGCAGAACATCGCCCTGGGCAAGGTCGTGGCGATGAAGACGCAGCAGCTCAGCGAAGAACGTCGAGAGCTGCAGGAAGCGCTGGCCGAGTTAGGCCGGACCCAGGCCATGTTGCTCCAGGCGCAGAAAATGGAGTCGATCGGTCAGCTGGCAGCCGGCGTCGCGCATGAAATCAACACGCCAACTCAGTACGTGCGGGATAACGTCGAGTTCGTCAGCAAGGCCCAGCGCATGATTGCCACGCTGGTCGAGGCCGCCTGCACGCTGGCCGACGCGGCCGAACCGCATGAGGCGACGCAGGCGGCCGCAGTGGCGTTCCGCCGTCAGCTAAAGCGATCCAAGTTCGGGTTCCTGCAGGAGCAGGTGCCGGCGGCCCTGGAACAGTCGCTGGACGGGCTGCGACGCATATCGCGCATTGTCGGCGCCATGAAGGAGTTCTCACATCCATCGGCTGGTGAAAAGGAGCAGGTGGATTTGCATGCACTGGCCGAGACCACCGTGACGGTGGCCCGGAATGAGTGGAAGTATGTGGCCAGTCTGACCATCCGCTGCGAAGGCGAGTTGCCTCCGGTGTGTTGTCTGCGTGACGAGATTGCCCAGATGCTGCTGAATCTGGTCGTCAATGCCGCCCATGCCATCAAGGACACGCTCGAGCCGGGCGTCCGGGAATCGGGTCGCATCGAGATCGTGCTCGCTCCGTATGAAGACACGCATGTCGATATTCGTGTGATTGACGATGGCGGCGGCATTCCGGAAGCCGTGCGGGAGAAGGTGTTCGATCCGTTCTTCACCACAAAAGGCGTGGGTGACGGAACCGGGCAGGGGCTGGCGATCGTCTACTCCACTGTGGTCGACAAACATGGCGGGGTGGTCTTTTTCGAAACTGAAGTGGGCACGGGCACCGAGTTTGTCGTTCGCCTGCCGATTGATGGAGGCGATGCGTCATGA
- a CDS encoding GFA family protein: protein MDIHSGGCGCGSVRFTLSAPPILRTLCHCSICQAFNDAPYADITLIARRHVTVNDLTLIDFQAYRPPPNVQRGRCRRCGQPAIEQLHLPGPMALTIIPSRNFDDAEALPPPRMHGFYDSRVADIADRLPKYHGYWGSQLGAMRHLLGALIRPSR from the coding sequence ATGGACATTCACTCGGGCGGCTGCGGCTGTGGTTCCGTGCGCTTCACGCTCTCGGCCCCTCCCATCCTGCGCACCCTTTGCCACTGCAGCATCTGCCAGGCATTCAATGACGCGCCCTACGCCGACATCACCCTGATCGCCCGGCGGCATGTGACCGTCAACGACCTGACCCTCATCGATTTCCAGGCCTATCGCCCCCCGCCGAACGTACAACGCGGCCGCTGCCGCCGCTGTGGTCAGCCCGCTATTGAACAACTGCACCTGCCCGGCCCCATGGCGCTGACGATCATCCCCAGCCGCAACTTTGACGATGCCGAAGCGTTGCCACCGCCGCGGATGCACGGCTTCTACGACAGTCGTGTCGCCGACATCGCGGACCGGCTACCGAAGTACCACGGCTACTGGGGGTCGCAGCTCGGGGCGATGCGGCATCTGCTGGGCGCGCTGATCAGGCCATCGCGCTGA
- a CDS encoding oxidoreductase-like domain-containing protein has translation MSDPRPDNSRSNSRPSPPDKPLDSDCCETGCDPCVWDMYSDQVRAYERALKAWEARQAEESATG, from the coding sequence GTGTCCGACCCCCGTCCCGACAACTCGCGATCCAACTCGCGACCCAGCCCACCCGACAAGCCGCTGGATTCCGATTGCTGCGAAACCGGCTGTGATCCCTGTGTCTGGGACATGTACTCCGATCAGGTCCGGGCGTATGAGCGTGCGCTCAAGGCCTGGGAGGCCCGCCAAGCTGAGGAATCGGCGACAGGCTAG